The following proteins are co-located in the Methanomicrobia archaeon genome:
- a CDS encoding HypC/HybG/HupF family hydrogenase formation chaperone, whose amino-acid sequence MCLGIPARIVELGEREESGLRRRAKADFGGVSREIDISLVDVKVGDYVIVHAGFAIETIDEEEAQETLKVWNELLTKYDELDRLA is encoded by the coding sequence ATGTGTCTGGGGATACCGGCGAGGATCGTAGAACTTGGAGAACGCGAAGAAAGCGGGTTAAGGCGACGTGCGAAAGCGGACTTCGGCGGCGTCTCACGCGAGATTGATATCTCGCTCGTGGACGTCAAGGTGGGCGATTACGTCATTGTCCATGCGGGCTTCGCGATCGAGACGATCGACGAGGAAGAGGCGCAGGAGACGCTGAAGGTCTGGAACGAGCTGCTCACGAAGTACGATGAGCT